A part of Onthophagus taurus isolate NC chromosome 7, IU_Otau_3.0, whole genome shotgun sequence genomic DNA contains:
- the LOC111418748 gene encoding uncharacterized protein, whose amino-acid sequence MDTPTVLTVNYSRNFEDPGKSSHSTLQKLTEKIIIRSFILMQFQTQYKLFVALGIVLTYYVTLNEAATAISIMKHEKPLKHYMTNTKGIIYSFDVFYGLDVGLMLIYRNTYWPETQHRYPPRNSLVIFLDICSLVPIDGIYYHIGPKKWPSAVSILRMRYALRLVRIYCQFKIARPITKTPSLITFVFSFYIILTFIITTTAAVIQTCMCGFTCTDWNSTMFYKNMYLVAEKFTGMGFGLIQYHFELKYEHLASIFITTVGGCYFIYYVFMITNLITTFYPRYKKVHSFFIKYGSIRAEFNAWKIYSLDEWTNYHQTLLTTVQTYYKMIWDKAKWHLQESPKYHILPWIMFKDLYLELNWHALKHTHLFRNKSVNFLREVAYRMRHNSYPSGEVIYYRNQFKEQMVYIVTGIVQVISEENGETPIISFSGGTCLGESCLLLDYPNSWSVVCKTYCEIIYLKRKDFIQLSQIYPKDYNDILRTVLMRHEKAKRLTNMFKYQWLQYNITNPDTIIIAWIKDMLHSMVANRKETAVDRKDYLAFYPDYLDLLVIAEDLELVVDQIYLKTTYPPILQPESIFLSGWNVFMALFSSIIFIGYPCLILFCNQINETTLAIIYVLTTLACCWDAFVQSTTAVRTKVALLSNVSEIIYYRLRSFTFLIDIISTVPLCMFFYVVNRDTSYRILIIAEAHKLLKVYRISFVFKNIEGLKYRHNNILVQLKVFLIFFFLCYYTAIIFFYVICGDDICPDLRYETLKLATNLTEQSVLLQLYSSAAVFLGNMNHVDIVIYMNANLMPLVMLLQFIYIFVSVFVLCYVSIIYAGKQNIEYKYKEFVLTLDTIMKDFKIKKDLQMRTKTYLRTQFLYDKGLRLVIPHLKQRNMSVNLYSITNQVMFGNFLSHTLLFGLCDDRLIWDASKRLSVIIYAKGEVISYVGQISTRLFMIQQGFCKVHLTGRILNPGECFCVIETCLQKPIQYTVIAETDCKILSLSIEEYTRLCVKFPDFENIINETLNLVTQDNLSLLEITYNVREYFIIESKIDVPSTHVFNLKHMLKEQQKRTIRYLFLSFFLMRVTFSANGNFIFYWEISRMIFAYSTFLLSGLSTLATTTMFYILLFLDITSWIDLYFRLHVCYFNDCNIEVSHPVKTATHYLKNGFLLDLIASFPFDYLGFDETKTYLRVNRILQLHRPLRFVAHINSYNISRSKIYDMVRFVSFIIISLFYISNIGQYITCGAISDKSQTNCAINNWILENFNKSNVRDDIKQKVVSVLFAVTYFTSISLTTAYPTTMTEIIFLSAVVICGQMVFTWITAKLIANSFYKRTDLTQYQEEMKELRLMVSDKQVDKNIKNEIVNHFENMWKKTKGKKIISVLSVLQSIVKDDLLYEMFGVSLRESSIFKNAPIGFFKSLVQCARYEVFVHKGILYHVNDVHGNIFILLKGTIDIIGPDFNKFSILYPGSIFGNLDTCKESRQTLMMVASGNVEVLKITSSDFHGVVSKYRFLYNYFKKLTAVNVDYLVNRPLRSELWAVSEKSQDYHSFSMKYYHRCFSGFMHVYENTKYLKLLNSFVIFFSCFVGFHMELFQVAIYEDNPTFIAVLYILDLFYLLRMYLIFHTSITDDTGRPVKDRRKIAQKYFKKRYGFYFDLFTSLPFEVISLVFIHREFFIQVYSWLRKNRLLRLIICLETKRSSLNKLNVDLKMKRICYILTWLIIALHSMSCLLIEFQSNDDEISKYSHIYILLKAYHLIIFTACRGSSPELTLEFNMYTIFNGIAIMLICKFCITLFIAETCSVLENINQTRRSYQTYALKLKNIMNEKEVSEPFRKRIGEYFNLLWNHHNGVQYPRLLKESPYYLREAILNGLYGYHLRKHRLLKHCHKDLLRQMAATFDVLIFFPGNFITYVGDIDGNMYFIHKGEVSLVIEDTILNESSIGTLTTGEYFGLDQGLFKNFGHDYSYKATKKSTLIALNRSKWFHLLDFFPASKRVLFELRDEFMQSE is encoded by the exons ATGGATACACCGACCGTGTTAACCGTTAATTATTCTCGTAATTTTGAAGATCCAGGAAAATCAAGTCATTCAActcttcaaaaattaactgaaaaaataataatccgATCATTCATTTTGATGCAGTTTCAAACTcaatataaactttttgtcGCACTTGGTATTGTTTTAACATATTATGTAACACTGAATGAAGCAGCGACCGCTATATCGATTATGAAGCACGAAAAACCGTTGAAACATTACATGACCAATACAAAAGGTATAATCTACTCTTTCGACGTGTTTTATGGGTTGGATGTTGGATTAATGCTTATATACAGAAATACTTATTGGCCGGAAACTCAACATCGTTATCCTCCTAGGAATTCGcttgtaatttttttggacatatgttcattagTGCCTATAGATGgtatttattatcatattGGTCCGAAGAAATGGCCATCAGCAGTGAGTATTTTAAGAATGAGATATGCGTTGAGATTGGTCCGGATTTACTGCCAATTTAAGATTGCCCGTCCTATCACGAAAACTCCATCACTAATAACattcgttttttctttttatataatccttacttttattattacaacaaCAGCTGCAGTAATTCAAACATGTATGTGTGGTTTTACTTGTACCGATTGGAATTCTACAATGTTTTATAAGAATATGTATTTAGTAGCGGAAAAGTTTACCGGAATGGGATTTGGATTAAttcaatatcattttgaaTTGAAGTATGAACATTTGGcatcaatatttattactaCAGTTGGTGgatgttattttatatattatgtttttatgataacaaatttaattacgaCGTTTTATCCTCGATACAAAAAGGttcattcattttttataaaatatgggAGTATTAGAGCAGAATTCAACGCGTGGAAAATATATTCATTAGATGAGTGGACTAATTATCATCAAACTTTACTTACAACTGTTCAAACTTATTATAAAATGATATGGGATAAAGCAAAATGGCACTTACAGGAATCGCCGAAATATCATATCCTTCCATGGATCATGTTTAAGGatttatatttagaattaaattggCACGCATTGAAACACACCCATCTCTTTAGAAATAAGAGTGTAAATTTCTTAAGGGAGGTGGCGTATCGTATGCGACACAACTCATATCCTTCCGGTGAAGTCATTTATTATAGAAATCAATTTAAAGAACAAATGGTTTATATTGTAACGGGAATTGTTCAAGTTATATCGGAGGAGAATGGTGAAACTCCGATAATATCGTTTTCCGGTGGAACTTGTTTGGGTGAATCGTGTCTTCTTTTGGATTATCCCAATTCGTGGAGTGTGGTGTGCAAAACTTATTGCGAAATAATCTATTTGAAACGAAAAGACTTTATTCAATTAAGTCAGATTTATCCTAAAGATTACAACGATATCCTGCGAACAGTATTGATGAGACATGAAAAAGCGAAACGATTaacaaatatgtttaaatatcAATGGTTGCAATATAACATTACAAACCCTGATACAATTATTATCGCGTGGATTAAAGATATGTTACATAGCATGGTTGCGAATCGAAAAGAAACTGCTGTAGATCGTAAAGATTATCTCGCATTTTATCCCGATTATTTAGACTTATTAGTGATTGCTGAAGACTTAGAGTTAGTTGttgatcaaatttatttaaaaacaacgtATCCTCCGATTTTGCAACCGGAATCGATCTTTTTATCCGGATGGAATGTTTTTATGGctctattttcaagtataaTCTTTATTGGATATCcatgtttgattttattttgtaatcaaATCAATGAGACAACTTTAGCAATAATATATGTGTTAACAACGTTAGCTTGTTGTTGGGACGCTTTTGTACAATCAACGACTGCGGTGAGAACTAAAGTTGCCCTTCTTTCTAACgtctcagaaattatttattatcgcTTGAGaagttttacatttttaattgatataatATCAACGGTACctttatgtatgtttttttaCGTGGTTAATAGAGACACAAGTTATCGAATACTAATTATTGCTGAAGCTCACAagttattaaaagtttatCGCATTAGCTTTgtctttaaaaatatagaagGTCTTAAATACAGGCACAATAATATTTTGGTACAACTCAAAgttttcttgattttcttctttttgtgttattacacagcgataatttttttttacgtaATTTGTGGGGATGATATTTGTCCAGATTTACGATATGAAACGTTAAAACTTGCCACCAATTTAACGGAACAGTCtgtattattacaattatacTCCTCAGCGGCTGTATTTTTGGGGAACATGAACCACGTGGATATCGTAATATACATGAACGCCAACTTAATGCCACTTGTTATGTTATTACAATTCATTTACATTTTCGTCTCTGTATTTGTGTTATGTTACGTATCCATTATCTATGCTGGTAAACAAAACATAGAGTATAAATACAAAGAATTTGTTTTAACGCTAGATACGATAatgaaagattttaaaattaaaaaagatttacaaatGAGAACGAAAACTTATTTAAGAACCCAATTTTTGTATGATAAAGGATTGAGATTAGTGATCCCACATCTTAAACAAAGAAATATGTCcgttaatttatattcaataACGAACCAAGTTatgtttggaaattttttaagtCACACCTTGTTATTTGGATTATGTGATGATAGACTTATTTGGGATGCTTCGAAAAGACTAAGCGTTATAATTTATGCGAAAGGTGAAGTGATATCTTACGTTGGTCAAATTAGTACAAGATTATTTATGATTCAACAAGGATTTTGCAAGGTTCATCTTACGGGTAGAATTTTGAATCCGGGGGAATGTTTTTGTGTAATTGAAACTTGTCTTCAAAAACCTATTCAATACACAGTGATAGCTGAAACTGATTGCAAAATATTATCATTGTCTATCGAAGAATACACGAGATTATGCGTAAAATTTcctgattttgaaaatattattaatgagACGTTAAATTTAGTGACACAAGATAATTTATCACTATTAGAAATAACGTATAACGTTCGggaatattttataattgaatcaaaaattgatgtaCCATCAACACACGTTTTTAACCTGAAACACATGCtaaaagaacaacaaaaaCGTACAATacgatatttatttttatcatttttcttGATGCGTGTAACATTTTCTGCAAATGggaactttattttttactggGAAATAAGTAGAATGATTTTTGCATACTCAACATTCCTTCTTTCGGGATTATCAACCCTTGCAACAACAACAATGTTCtatatacttttatttttggacATTACTTCCTGGATAGATTTATACTTTCGATTGCATGTTTGCTATTTCAACGATTGTAACATTGAAGTAAGTCATCCTGTTAAAACAGCAACacattatctcaaaaatggatttttacTCGATTTGATAGCATCTTTTCCGTTTGACTATCTGGGATTCGACGAAACGAAGACTTACTTACGAGTAAACAGGATCTTACAATTACATAGACCTTTACGATTTGTCGCACATATTAATTCATACAATATTTCGCGATCTAAAATTTACGATATGGTGagatttgtttcttttattataatatccTTATTCTATATAAGTAATATTGGGCAATATATAACTTGCGGTGCAATATCGGATAAATCTCAAACAAATTGTGCGATCAATAACtggattttagaaaattttaataaaagtaatgtCCGAGAcgatattaaacaaaaagttgTAAGCGTCTTATTTGCTGTAACATACTTCACTTCGATAAGTTTAACCACAGCGTATCCAACTACAATGactgaaattatttttcttagtGCTGTTGTAATTTGTGGTCAAATGGTCTTTACTTGGATTACTGCAAAATTAATTGCTAATAGCTTTTATAAAAGAACTGATTTGACTCAATACCAAGAAGAAATGAAAGAGTTGCGATTAATGGTCAGTGATAAACaagttgataaaaatataaaaaacgagattgtaaatcattttgaaaacaTGTGGAAGAAAACGAaagggaaaaaaattatttctgtacTAAGTGTATTACAAAGTATTGTTAAAGATGATCTATTATATGAAATGTTTGGTGTATCATTACGGGAATCatcgatatttaaaaatgctcCTATTGGGTTTTTCAAAAGTTTGGTACAATGCGCCAGATATGAAGTGTTTGTTCATAAAG gAATTCTTTACCATGTTAATGATGTACAcggaaacatttttatattgttgAAAGGAACTATTGATATTATTGGTcctgattttaataaattctcaaTTTTATATCCTGGAAgtatttttggtaatttagATACTTGTAAAGAAAGCCGACAAACTTTAATGATGGTGGCGAGTGGTAATgtggaagttttaaaaataacttcttCTGATTTTCATGGGGTGGTATCAAAATATCGATTtctatacaattattttaaaaagttaacagCTGTTAATGTGGATTATTTGGTAAACAGACCATTACGAAGTGAATTATGGGCCGTTAGCGAAAAAAGTCAAGATTATCATTCTTTTTCAATGAAATATTATCATAGGTGTTTTTCTGGATTTATGCATGTTTATGAAAATACCAAATACTTGAAACTGTTAAACTCCTTTGTGATTTTCTTCAGTTGTTTTGTTGGTTTTCATATGGAGCTCTTTCAAGTGGCTATTTATGAAGATAACCCTACTTTTATTGCTGTACTTTATATTTTGGATTTATTCTATCTTCTAAGAATGTATTTGATATTTCATACTAGTATTACTGATGATACAGGAAGACCCGTTAAAGATCGACGTAAAATTGcacaaaaatactttaaaaaacgatacggtttttattttgatttatttacttCTTTACCATTTGAAGTAATATCACTGGTATTTATTCATAGAGAATTCTTTATTCAAGTATACTCTTGGCTTAGAAAAAATAGACTTTTACGACTAATTATTTGCTTAGAAACAAAGCGAAGCagtttaaataagttaaatgtTGATCTAAAAATGAAGAGGATATGTTATATATTAACTTGGCTAATAATTGCTTTGCACAGCATGAGCTGTTTACTTATTGAATTTCAATCAAACGATGATGAAATATCGAAGTACAGTCATatctatatattattaaaagcttatcatttaattatttttacggCATGTAGAGGTTCTTCGCCGGAATTAACACTTGAATTTAATATGTACACAATATTTAATGGAATTGCTATCATGCTAATTTGTAAGTTTTGTATTACACTGTTTATAGCGGAAACCTGCTCCGTATTAGAGAACATTAATCAAACAAGGAGAAGTTATCAAACTTACgcgttaaaattaaagaacatcATGAACGAAAAAGAAGTATCAGAAccttttagaaaaagaattggggaatatttcaatttattatggaATCATCACAATGGCGTCCAATATCCACGTCTTCTCAAAGAATCACCTTATTATTTACGAGAGGCTATTTTAAACGGTCTTTATGGCTACCATTTGCGTAAACATCGACTTTTAAAGCACTGCCATAAGGATCTTTTACGACAAATGGCAGCTACTTTCGATGTCCTAATATTTTTCCcgggaaattttattacttacgtGGGAGATATCGACGGAAATATGTATTTTATACATAAGGGCGAAGTTAGTTTGGTAATTGAAGACACAATACTAAATGAAAGTAGCATCGGCACATTAACCACCGGAGAATATTTCGGATTAGACCaaggattatttaaaaatttcggtCACGACTATAGTTATAAAGCAACAAAGAAAAGCACATTAATTGCTTTGAATAGATCAAAATGGTTtcatttattagatttttttccAGCATCAAAAAGAGTTTTGTTTGAATTAAGAGATGAATTTATGCAGTCGGAATAG